Below is a genomic region from Virgibacillus dokdonensis.
TGGCTAGCGGTAGGAGCATTGGAACCGAAATTTTGGCAAGTATTTTGTGATACGATTGGCAAAAGGGAGCTAATCGCTTATCAACACGCGCCTTTACTTGAACAGCATCGCGTCAAGTATGAAATTCAATCCGTTATTCAACAAAAATCATTAAACGAATGGGTACAGCTTTTTGAAGGTGTAGAGGCTTGTATATCCCCTGTTCAAAACTTTTCGGAAGTAGAAAAAGATGCCCAAGTAAAGGCACGAGATATGGTTGTATCCATCCCCCATCCTACAGTTGGGAGGTGAAGCAGATTGGGATACCTATAAAACTCTCTAAAACACCAGGAAGCATTCGTTCTTCAGCGCCTAAGCATGGAGAGCATCAGGAAGTGCTTGATCCATATTTAGCTCATAGTTCTACAGCAGCTTTACAAGATGAAAATTAAACGAAAACGGGGAGGAGGAAAAGTACAAGTCGTTCATTACACTTCTCTACTTACAAAAAAGTACCATCTTTTTAGCTATTTTAGAAAACTTTGCTTATACGATAAGTCCTAAAAAACTTGACAATGACCTATAGTGTAGAAACATTTTTACGTTGGAATACGTATGTTTTTGTAAGAAATAAGAAAGTATAAAAATTGTTGCTTTGGGATACCGAATTAACGGAATAGCCTTGTCCAGCAACTAGGCGAATTCACTTCATTGGTCTAAGTTAAGTCACCATCGGTTTGTGCTAAGTAGAAAGGCTGACTAAAAACTTTGCCTTAGTGTGTCGGCATACCTCTGTTTTAGTGGCAGGCTTCGTAAAACTTTCGTTGATTCGCTCCAGTCGCTACGTTGCTTAACAGGCGCTCTCAGCCTTTGTTACACAAAATTAAAATGGGAGGGATAGATTTGAATATAGGATCGACGTTAGATCGACGTTAGCTAGGAATGCGCGGCAGTTTCCAGATAAGCAAGCTGTTTGTTTTGAAAATCACTCCTACACATATAAGCAGCTCAACGACGAAGTTAATAAGATTGCTAGCGGTTTATTAACACATCATGTAGGGAAAGGAGAAAAAATAGGTGTTTTAATGAAAAATTCCGATCAATTCATGATTGTATTTTATGCCATTATGAAAATTGGAGCTATCGCTGTACCGATTAACTTTCGTTTAACCGCACGCGAAATACAATATATTGTGGAGGATGCAGACATTTCTGTTCTATTTTTTGACGAAGCATATGTCCCTTTAGTTCGGCAAATTACGGAAAATAATCCGAATATAAAGTTACGCATTTGTGCCAGTGATCAAGCTTATGAAAACATACAAACGATACATGATATTCGTGTGCAAAATGTATTAGAACCTAATGTAGAAGTTGCAGAATCAGATGATGCCGAAATATTATACACATCTGGTACAACTGGAAACCCAAAAGGGGCTTTATTTGACCACCATCGAATCCTTTATGTCGCATTTACCTCAGCCATTATGATGAAAATAGATCCTGCAGACAAATTACTTCACGTTGCGCCATTATTCCATTCCGCACAATTAAACCTATTTATGATTACAGGTACTTTTCTAGGTTCTACGCAAATTATCCATCAAGACTTTCACCCCGCTCATGTATTACAAGCGATTGAACAATATAAAATCTCTCTCTTCTTTGCCGTGCCGACCATGTATAATTTCTTACTCCAAGTGTCGAATTATGAAACTTATGACCTTTCTTCAGTAAAACGTTGCGGTTATGGTGCTGCACCGATGCCAACCGCTTTATTGAAAAAAGTGATGCACTTATTTAAGCACGATCAATTTTACAATATGTGTGGTTTAACGGAAGCTGGTCCAGGTGGAGTTCTATTGTTGCCTGAGGAACATAAGACAAAAATGGGTGCAGGTGGAAAAGCTATGCTCTGTACGGAAGTCAAAGTCGTCAATGAATGGGGAGAGGATGCTGCACCTTATGAAGTAGGTGAATTTATTATTCAAAGTGAAATGGTGATGAAGGAATATTATAAAAATCCCGAAGAGACAAGACGAACGCTGAGAGACGGATGGCTTTATACTGGAGATTTAGCAATCATAGATGAAGATGGGTATATTACCCTTGTTGATCGAAAGAAAGATATGATTATATCCGGTGGTGAAAATATTTATTCTACAGAAGTAGAGCAAGTTCTTTATCAATCCCCTGATGTATTAGAAGCAACAGTAATTGGATTACCAGATGAAATATGGGGAGAAAAAGTTGTTGCAATTGTTGTAGCAAAAGAAGGTAAAAGTTTGGAAGTAGAAAAACTAAAAACGTTTTGTCGCCAACATTTAGCTAGCCATAAAGTACCGACAGAATTTATTAAAGAAAATTTCATACCTCGCAATGCGTCCGGAAAAATCTTGAAATATCGTCTTAGAGAAGCGCTACAAACAGGAGAGTCATCATCTTAGCAAATCATTAAAAAGGAGTGGAGCAAGTATGATGGATAGCCCTTTATTAATAACATCGTTAATCGAACGTGCAGAGAATTATTTTCCCAACAAGGAAATTATTTCAAGAACGCAAAAATATATGCATCGTTTAACGTATAAGGAACTTGGTGGCAGAGTAAGAGCGTTAGCTCATGCACTAAAGGAATTAGGGATACAAAAAGGAGATCGTGTTGGGACATTCGCTTGGAATCATCATCGCCATTTAGAAGCTTATTTTGCGGTTCCATCTATTGGTGCGATTTTGCATACCATTAATATTCGCTTATCAGCTGAGCAACTTGGATATATTATAAACCATGCGGAAGATAAAGTGATTCTTGTCGATGAGGAGCTTTTACCTGCGATAGAAAGTATATTCGATCAGCTTGAGACAGTAGAAACAATTATTGTAATGACAGACGAGGAGGTTGTCCCTGCATCTAAATTACCTTCTCTTTTACATTATGAACAGTTTCTAGAAGATGGGGATGCTACATTTGCTTTTAAAAAGGACATGGAGGAAGAGGAAGCAGCAGAATTATGCTATACATCAGGAACAACAGGTAAGCCGAAAGGGGTTGTATACTCGCACAGGGGTCTTGTTCTTCATGCGATGGCTTTAAGTCTAGCTGATACTTCTGCTGTTTCTGAAGAAGATGTTTCTATGCCTGTCGTTCCAATGTTTCATGCAAATGCTT
It encodes:
- a CDS encoding CoA transferase, with protein sequence MKQIGIPIKLSKTPGSIRSSAPKHGEHQEVLDPYLAHSSTAALQDEN
- a CDS encoding class I adenylate-forming enzyme family protein, whose product is MDVRSTLARNARQFPDKQAVCFENHSYTYKQLNDEVNKIASGLLTHHVGKGEKIGVLMKNSDQFMIVFYAIMKIGAIAVPINFRLTAREIQYIVEDADISVLFFDEAYVPLVRQITENNPNIKLRICASDQAYENIQTIHDIRVQNVLEPNVEVAESDDAEILYTSGTTGNPKGALFDHHRILYVAFTSAIMMKIDPADKLLHVAPLFHSAQLNLFMITGTFLGSTQIIHQDFHPAHVLQAIEQYKISLFFAVPTMYNFLLQVSNYETYDLSSVKRCGYGAAPMPTALLKKVMHLFKHDQFYNMCGLTEAGPGGVLLLPEEHKTKMGAGGKAMLCTEVKVVNEWGEDAAPYEVGEFIIQSEMVMKEYYKNPEETRRTLRDGWLYTGDLAIIDEDGYITLVDRKKDMIISGGENIYSTEVEQVLYQSPDVLEATVIGLPDEIWGEKVVAIVVAKEGKSLEVEKLKTFCRQHLASHKVPTEFIKENFIPRNASGKILKYRLREALQTGESSS